The nucleotide sequence AACCCCACCGGGCGTTTTGTCATTGGGGGCCCACACGGCGATAGCGGTTTGACCGGGCGCAAAATCATTGTGGATACCTATGGTGGAATGGGGCGGCATGGTGGCGGTGCGTTCTCGGGCAAGGATCCTTCGAAGGTCGATCGTAGTGCGGCGTATATGGCCCGCTATGTGGCTAAAAACGTTGTTGCCGCAAAGTTGGCGAGCCGTTGTGAACTGCAGTTGGCCTATGCCATCGGTTATCCTGATCCTGTGTCGGTGCATATCGATACTTTCGGTACCGGGACCGTTAGCGATGCCCAAATCGTCAAGGCCGTTAAGGCAGTGTTTGGCCTGAAACCCGCCGAGATCATCAAGACATTGGATCTGCTTCGTCCGATTTATGAAGCCACCTCTTCTTACGGCCACTTTGGACGGACGGAAAATCTGGATTCGTTTACCTGGGAGCGTGTCGACAAAGTTGCAGCGTTATTGGCCGCAGTCTAAAGGAAAAGGCAAATTCTATGGCAACAATGGATATTCAAGAAATCATGAAGTTATTACCCCACCGGTTTCCTTTTTTACTGGTGGATAAAATTATCGAGTGTGATGATTATAAGCGCATCGTAGGTATCAAAAATGTAACCATCAATGAGCCCTTTTTCCAAGGCCATTTCCCGGGTGTGCCAGTGATGCCCGGGGTGTTACAGATTGAGGCGATGGCGCAGACGGGAGGCATTCTGATTAACCGTATAGCCAAGGCGGGCGATCGGGTGCCTTTCTTCATGTCCATTGATAAGGCCAAGTTCCGGCGTGTGGTGAAGCCCGGCGACCAGATGCGTATTGAAATTGATATCATTACCCATAAAACCAAAATTGCCCGGTTTGTCGGCAAGGTATTGGTCGATGGTGAGCTTGCCTCGGAAGCTGAATTGATGTGCATGTTGGCGGATCAGAAGGTGCCGGCATGACGAAAATTCATCCTTCAGCCATAGTGCATGAAGGGGCTGTGCTAGGTGTGGATGTCGAGATTGGCCCTTATAGCATCATCGGCCCTCATGTGAAACTTGGTGACCGCACCAGGGTGATGCCTCAGGTCTTTCTTGATGGTCATACCAGCCTTGGCGCTGAATGCATTGTATTTCCCTTCGCCAGTATTGGCAGTCAGACCCAGGACTTGAAGTTCAAGGGGGGCACCACCTATGTCGAGATCGGGGACCGGACGACACTGCGCGAGTATGTAACCATTAACTCCGGCACGGCGGATGGCGAAGTGACACGAGTCGGGTCGAATTCGCTCATTATGGCGTATTGTCATGTGGCGCATGGGTGTACGGTTGGGAATCGCGTGATTATGGCGAACAATGCCTCCTTGTCGGGGGATGTTCTGGTTGAGGATGATGTGGTGATTGGCGGGATGTCCGGCATTCATCAATTCACCCGTATTGGGACCTGCGCAATGATTGGCGGAATGGCGAAAATTACCCAGGATGTCCCTCCGTATATGCTGGTGGATGGTAATCCTTCCGGCGTACATGGGATTAATTCTGTGAAGTTGCAGCGTTTGAATGTGGCCGCCGATACGGTTGCCCTCGTCAAAAAAGCATTCAAGATTCTGTATCGTGATGGGTTGTCGACCCGGCAGGCGATGGAGCGTATCCATGCCGAATTGCCAAAAACCCCTGAAATTGAGCGTCTGATCAAGTTTATTGAGACCTCGGAGCGGGGCATTCTCAAGTGACCGTCTGCCTCGGGGCAGGGGGGACTATGTATCGAGCACTGCCAATCTTTTGCCTGGGCTTATCCCTGACACTCTCAGGGATGACCTTGGCTGCTGTGGAGGAACGACCGGTGGCAATCGCCGCGCCTCAGTCGACCGTCAATTTCACCTTCAGTCAGGTCGACGTCCGTTCGTTTGTAAAGATCATTGGCGAGATTACCGGGCGGCGCTTTATTGTTGATGAGGCCGTTAAAGGACAAATCACCGTCGTAGCTCCGCGGGTTCCGGTCGCCGAGGCGTATTCCTTGTTCACGCGCATTCTGGAGTCGGTCGGTTGTGCGGTTATCGAGGAAGACAATTTAAATCGCATTGTCGTGATGCCGTCCCGCACCCTGGTCTCGGCTCCGGTAATCGGGGAGAATGGGCGTATTGAGGGAAACGGGGTGATCACACGCGTGATCCGTCTGAAGAATACCAATGTGGCTGATTTACGGAAAATTCTCGACACCCTTACGGGGCGTGAAAAGGGAGCTTCTGCGGCGATCCTGGAATCTTCGAATCACATCATTCTAACTGATACGGTGGCAAATGTCCGGAGGTTTGAGCAGATCATTGCCGAGATTGACAAAGCCGGGGTCGGGACGACGAGTGAGGTTGTTTTCCTGAAGAACGCGGATGCGGGGGAATTTGTTCGGCAGTACAATCAAGCGATTGGGCCACGTGCCATGATTCGTGACGGCGTCGCGGCCCCGCGGGGGAACGAGTTGATCATGGTCTCCACTCCGCAGTCCAATAGTCTGATACTGATCGGGCCCGCCTCGGATATTGCCGAGGTCAAAAAGCTGCTTGCGATGGTGGATATCGAGACGACTACGGGGCATGGTAATCTGCATGCGATTTTTCTGAAATATATCAGTGCTGAAGAGGCGGCCAAGAGCCTGAATGCGCTGCTCGAACGATCCTTGGGAAAAGATCCGCCAAAGGCAGGAGAAAGGAAGAAACTTTCTGTTGAGGCGAGTACTGCTAATAACGCCTTGCTGGTGGATGCGTCTCCCCTGGATTTCGAGTTGTTGAAATCGCTGGTTTCCGAGCTTGATCAGCTTCAGGAACAGGTCTTGATTGAAGTTGTGATTGCCGAAGTCAGCGCTGATGATTCGTTGGATGTGGGCGTTGAATTGACGGCTTTAAACACGCCGTCGAAGGTGGGGGATTCCGTGATTCAAGGGAGTACCCGGTTGAGCGATAATTCCAGCAGTATCAATGACGTGATCCAAAATGGGGTCTTCCCGCGTGGTATCATGATGGGCGTGGCGCGAGGCACCCGGTTGGACAGCAGTGGGAACGTGGTGTCCAGTTATCCGGGTCTGATTAACGTGAATGCCTTGCAGGCCAACGGTAAAGTCAAAATCCTGTCGAGCGTGCCTTTGGTTGCGCAGAACAACAAGGAAGCCAGTGTGAGCGTGGTGAATAATATTCCAATTCTTAAATCCACCATTCAAGGTGGTTCGGGAACGTCGCGTGATGTCATTCAGAATATTGACCGCATGGATGTCGGGATCAAACTCAAGCTGACCCCGCGCATCAACCCCTCCAATGAGGTTTGCATGGTCTTAAATCCAAGTATTGAGGCGATTATTGATGCCGGTCCCTCGGGGACGCAATTCGCGCCAACGATTGCCAAGCGTGAAGTGTCAACAACCGTGACCGTTCCGGATGGACGTACCATTGTTATCAGCGGTTTGATTCGTGAAGACCGGTCCAATGTCATTCGCAAGATCCCCATTTTGGGGTCAATTCCGATTATCGGGGTTTTGTTCCGGCGCACCGTAGAAACTAAAAATCGGACGAATTTGATTATTTTTGTTACTCCGCACGTGATGTCCACCGAAGTGAAAGCCAAGGCGGCTACAGACCGTTGGAGCCAGAAGACCGGTTTGAATATTACCAACACGGAAGCTTCTGTGATCAGCCCGCAATGAGCGATTCAAGAGACAACCTTGAGACCTTGCGGGCAAGTGCCCTTGAATTCGGGTTGGTTTTTTTGTCCGAAATCGGTGATGAGGCGCTCGATCCCGAACTGGTGAAGGGAATCCCCGTTGAATGGGCGCGTACGCATTGTTTGCTCCCTGTGCGATTGGATGGAGAGTTATGTCTTCTGGTGACCGACCCGGCGGAGGTCGGAAAACATCAGGATATTTCCCTTTTGGTGGGCGGGGAACTGCGTCCGGTGGTGGCCCCGGGCGAAGTCATTCTCAAGGCCATAGAACGGTGTTATGTCAGCCGTCGTGAATCCACTGAGGAGTTCCTGCGCGATATGGATCAACCGGCGGCAGGAGTTGAGCGGGCGGGGGAGTTGCGTTCGGATGATCTTCTAAAGACCGCGGAAGAAGCGCCGGTCACCCAGCTGGTGAATCTGATTTTGCTGGAAGCGGTCAAGGCGCGCGCTTCGGATATCCACTTTGAACCTTTCCATTCACGGCTCCGGGTTCGGTATCGTGTGGATGGCGTGTTGTATGAGCAGGCAAGCCCACCGAAGCATCTGGAGCGAACGCTGGTCTCTCGCATCAAGGTCATGGCGCACCTGGATATCTCGGAGAAGCGGTTGCCTCAGGATGGTATGGCGCGCGTACGGGTGGGGGAACGGGAAATTGATATTCGCGTCTCCACCGTGCCCGTGGCGGAAGGCGAACGGGTAGTGTTGCGGTTATTGAACCGGGATTCCTCCGTGATGACGCTCGGTGAGCTGGGTATGCCTGAAATGATGAATCGGTCTTTCGATGCCTTGCTACATGAGGTCAATGGTTTGATCATTGTTTGCGGGCCCACCGGTAGCGGGAAAACCACGACGCTCTATGCTGCCATCCAGAAACTCGATACCAAGGGACGTAATGTGATGACGATCGAGGATCCCATTGAGTATCAATTACAGGATATCGGGCAAATGCAGGTGAAGCCGAAAATTGGACTTACCTTTGCCCGGAGCCTCCGCCATATTCTGCGTCAGGATCCTGATGTGGTTCTGGTGGGGGAAACCCGTGATAGCGAAACGGCCGAGATTGCGGTCAGAGCCTCATTGACCGGGCATTTGGTGTTTACCACGCTGCATACTAATGATGCGGCGAGTGCGGTGATTCGTATGATGGATATGGCGGTCGAGCCCTACCTGTTAGCTGCCGCATTGCGTGGGGTACTGGCCCAGCGCCTGGTACGCCAGCTTTGCCCGCTTTGCCGGAAACCGGTTAAGGTTTCACCTCGCGATGTATCACTGCTTGGGGCTGCGGGAGAACGGCTGAATGGCGCGACTCTCTATGAGCCCGGTGGCTGTCCCCAGTGCCTGGGAGGCTATCGGGGACGAATCGGAATTTTCGAAATGCTGGTGATGAATCCTGAAATTGAGGCACTGATCCGAAGTGGCGCGTCGGCAGCCCGCCAGATGCGTGATCTGCCGGGGTGTGAAACCCGCTTGACGATGTTGGATGACGGGCTGGCCAAAGTGTTGGCAGGTCGGACCAGTTTGGCTGAAATTCTGTATGCCCTGGGTATTTCAGGAGCGTAAATGCGGACGTTTGCTTACAAAGGCTTTGATAGTTCCGGCGCGGTGCGGCGTGGTTTAATTGAGGCACAGGATCTCAAAGAAGCTCGGGAAAAACTGATGGCGCGCGGGGTTCTCCCTCAGGATGTTTCGTCCTCCGAATCGGCGGCGGGTTCTGTGTTGGGGTCTCGTCGTGGTATGGCTTTCAAGGCCGAAAGCAGAGTGGCATTTTATCGGGAACTTGGCGTATTGCTAGGGGCAGGCCTTCCTCTGGTTTCGGCCATCGAAATCTTGATGGAGTCGCCGGAACTCGGCGTTTCCCCTTCGTTGCTTGCCGGTGTTCGTGACCGGATCCGTGAAGGGGCCTCATTGGCTGTGTCGTTGAGTGCCATGGCTCCATATATCAAGCCCTACGAAAAGGCGATTCTTGAGGTGGGCGAAAAGTCCGGAAATCTTGAGACGATGCTGGAACGGTTGGCCCTGTTTCTTGAGGAGCAGGAACATCTGCGTGAGAGAATTGTATCCGCCCTGATCTATCCGGCCATTATTCTGGTATTTGCGATTCTTGTCGCCGTGGTCCTGTTGGGGTTTGTTGTGCCGGCGGCGGCCTCGGTTATTTCCGAGCAGTCCGATAAACTGAAACTCCCGCTTTTGACCCTGTTCATGATGGCTCTGGGGCGGGTGATGCTTTTCGGGGTGCCGGTCGCGATGTTGATAGGGCTGTTTGGTAGATCCTATTTTAAACAGCGGATGGCGGTTGATCCGGCGTTGCGGTTTCGGGTGGACCAATGGCTGTTTAAGATGCCTTTGGTCGGGCGTGGTTATACCATTGTCGCGAATTTGCGTTGTGCCAGAACTTTGTCCATCCTGCTTCAAGGAGGGGTCGGATTGGTGGATGCGCTGGCGCTAGCTGGGCGCTCGACGGGGAGCGTCTGGGTGGCTCATTTGATGGAAGAGGAGGCCGAGTCTATCCGGCACGGAAGCAGTCTGGCTGATGCGGTGCGTCGTATTCCGCCCCTGGCCCGCTCCCTGCCAGCCTGGATTCAGGCTGGCGAGGCGAGCGGGGCACTGGAACGGCTTCTGGA is from bacterium and encodes:
- a CDS encoding type II secretion system F family protein, with product MRTFAYKGFDSSGAVRRGLIEAQDLKEAREKLMARGVLPQDVSSSESAAGSVLGSRRGMAFKAESRVAFYRELGVLLGAGLPLVSAIEILMESPELGVSPSLLAGVRDRIREGASLAVSLSAMAPYIKPYEKAILEVGEKSGNLETMLERLALFLEEQEHLRERIVSALIYPAIILVFAILVAVVLLGFVVPAAASVISEQSDKLKLPLLTLFMMALGRVMLFGVPVAMLIGLFGRSYFKQRMAVDPALRFRVDQWLFKMPLVGRGYTIVANLRCARTLSILLQGGVGLVDALALAGRSTGSVWVAHLMEEEAESIRHGSSLADAVRRIPPLARSLPAWIQAGEASGALERLLETAGNAYQHQWNRYVSRTLSWLEPVLILAIGIFVLLVTLSVLLPIIALNQTLG
- the gspD gene encoding type II secretion system secretin GspD translates to MYRALPIFCLGLSLTLSGMTLAAVEERPVAIAAPQSTVNFTFSQVDVRSFVKIIGEITGRRFIVDEAVKGQITVVAPRVPVAEAYSLFTRILESVGCAVIEEDNLNRIVVMPSRTLVSAPVIGENGRIEGNGVITRVIRLKNTNVADLRKILDTLTGREKGASAAILESSNHIILTDTVANVRRFEQIIAEIDKAGVGTTSEVVFLKNADAGEFVRQYNQAIGPRAMIRDGVAAPRGNELIMVSTPQSNSLILIGPASDIAEVKKLLAMVDIETTTGHGNLHAIFLKYISAEEAAKSLNALLERSLGKDPPKAGERKKLSVEASTANNALLVDASPLDFELLKSLVSELDQLQEQVLIEVVIAEVSADDSLDVGVELTALNTPSKVGDSVIQGSTRLSDNSSSINDVIQNGVFPRGIMMGVARGTRLDSSGNVVSSYPGLINVNALQANGKVKILSSVPLVAQNNKEASVSVVNNIPILKSTIQGGSGTSRDVIQNIDRMDVGIKLKLTPRINPSNEVCMVLNPSIEAIIDAGPSGTQFAPTIAKREVSTTVTVPDGRTIVISGLIREDRSNVIRKIPILGSIPIIGVLFRRTVETKNRTNLIIFVTPHVMSTEVKAKAATDRWSQKTGLNITNTEASVISPQ
- the lpxA gene encoding acyl-ACP--UDP-N-acetylglucosamine O-acyltransferase; the protein is MTKIHPSAIVHEGAVLGVDVEIGPYSIIGPHVKLGDRTRVMPQVFLDGHTSLGAECIVFPFASIGSQTQDLKFKGGTTYVEIGDRTTLREYVTINSGTADGEVTRVGSNSLIMAYCHVAHGCTVGNRVIMANNASLSGDVLVEDDVVIGGMSGIHQFTRIGTCAMIGGMAKITQDVPPYMLVDGNPSGVHGINSVKLQRLNVAADTVALVKKAFKILYRDGLSTRQAMERIHAELPKTPEIERLIKFIETSERGILK
- a CDS encoding GspE/PulE family protein, which codes for MSDSRDNLETLRASALEFGLVFLSEIGDEALDPELVKGIPVEWARTHCLLPVRLDGELCLLVTDPAEVGKHQDISLLVGGELRPVVAPGEVILKAIERCYVSRRESTEEFLRDMDQPAAGVERAGELRSDDLLKTAEEAPVTQLVNLILLEAVKARASDIHFEPFHSRLRVRYRVDGVLYEQASPPKHLERTLVSRIKVMAHLDISEKRLPQDGMARVRVGEREIDIRVSTVPVAEGERVVLRLLNRDSSVMTLGELGMPEMMNRSFDALLHEVNGLIIVCGPTGSGKTTTLYAAIQKLDTKGRNVMTIEDPIEYQLQDIGQMQVKPKIGLTFARSLRHILRQDPDVVLVGETRDSETAEIAVRASLTGHLVFTTLHTNDAASAVIRMMDMAVEPYLLAAALRGVLAQRLVRQLCPLCRKPVKVSPRDVSLLGAAGERLNGATLYEPGGCPQCLGGYRGRIGIFEMLVMNPEIEALIRSGASAARQMRDLPGCETRLTMLDDGLAKVLAGRTSLAEILYALGISGA
- the fabZ gene encoding 3-hydroxyacyl-ACP dehydratase FabZ, whose product is MATMDIQEIMKLLPHRFPFLLVDKIIECDDYKRIVGIKNVTINEPFFQGHFPGVPVMPGVLQIEAMAQTGGILINRIAKAGDRVPFFMSIDKAKFRRVVKPGDQMRIEIDIITHKTKIARFVGKVLVDGELASEAELMCMLADQKVPA